In Montipora foliosa isolate CH-2021 chromosome 9, ASM3666993v2, whole genome shotgun sequence, the DNA window CTTGTGTTCTAAATTTTTTCCTTCCTTGTATTCGTTTAACTCCAGCAGAAGCAGTTGCTACTTCCACTATGCCAGTGGAGGCTTCACCTTGTTCGACTGCAACGTTCTGGTTCTAGAAATAATTCGGACTTCAATACTCCGACTTAAAATAGAGATCAGATTCTCTTGATTGACACTTTCCTTCAAATCATGGCGTGTAAAATGACAAATCTGTCAGATTTCACtcctgacaaaaatttgtcctgctCCGAGGCAGGACGACGGCGTCTTTGAAGTTTGATAAGCTTTGACAAAATTTGCTAGATCTAAAATTCACCGGGCGCACTTGTCTAAGGCAACTGGTGacagattttttcgcaaaataaacaaaaatttgcctAGTGCGTCCGGGCCCTTAGTTCTCACGCTTTTTCGATTATGAGGACTGCTGCGTGCTGTAGGCGACAAATCATCAAGTAATTGTCTcacgcaaaaaataaaaacaagaaataCGAGAACCCGTTGGCGCCTACAGACTTGACCGCGACAAAAGCGGCATGATTCTGATTGGATAATTTTGACAGCCAGACACTCCACAGTTGAGTGGGTTTTGCATATTTAGTTAGGGGGCGAACTGAGGAAAACAATGGCAtcctagcctgcgtagcaagcacTTCCGTGGACCAAAGAGCGAATTTTCTATGctccacggaaacgcttgctacgcaggctaatggCATCCTTGCAGGCGTCACCTTCCCTCACGCTCACGCGCTCCCTGCGCTTGTTTTCTCTTTCTCAGATCACGAGTCACGAAAAATAATTTCCTAAATTCACGTTTTACGGAAAACAAAATCAGCTAATCACGCATCATGATAATACCCCAGTACGACCCTCCTCGAAGCAACTCTATTATGAAATCAACAAATGTTGTGATTCTTTTTAATCCCCAGCAAACTATCGTTAGCTTTGCACATATCTCAATTGCACCTAGTTTCACTATAAAAGATCAATAAAtcaataggaaaagaaaacaaacagcggttacaaacattttcattttatacttgacgtttcgtatgttgcagcatacatcatcagaagtgacggttaaaactgttacacagaattttaaaaaactagagcgaggaactggtgactagttaaaaagtgtgataacaaaatcgtaacttccggtagacgattcttccggaagaaattaataaagaaaaagcttctcactaccaatgttttcattgagagagggttttaaatcactgattaatagcgtttctttaattttacactgcaagtcggactttccagttgcgaggatttcaaaatggtcccatttgatgttatgaccggtagaaattgtatggtctgcaacagcagaggcgtggccgacttgtgtaagagctttgaaatgctcggacttcctgtcatgcaatcttctttttgttttgccgatgtagaaggaatcacagtcccaacaactggctttgtatactatttttgatctttgagaacgactgaaacgatctttgtagggaaaaaaagacttaaccctgcaagtgttttgaaaaataaccctaagattgacacaaccataaaacttactaatgcaagatttaacacgtcgagcccaaaaaaggcaagacaagaatgatatctttcttaggaacagtggtggcaggttcagcagacctgttcttttgtctgttcaaaacatcattaatgtTATAACAAAGAACGCCTCTtgggtaaccattttgaaggAGAGTGTTCTTTAGATCGAAGAGAGTCGACTGTAACAAGGAAGAACTCGAGCAGATGCGTGAGCAGCGATAGGTGAGGGTgcggattaaatttattttatactttctaggagtgaaagagtcccacttggtgtagaggccagtgaaagttgttttgcgatgtactgttgttgtgaaattgttgagattgcgctTAATGCGGAcatctaaaaatggaatctcctggttttcttcaagttccattgtaaatttGATATTAGGATGTCTGGTGttaagaaaatgcagaaaactgGCCGCAGTGGCTTCACTGTCGAACAAAGAAaatgtgtcatccacatatctaAACCAAATGGAGGGACGAGAAACCACCAGTTACATCTACTCTTATGATTATTCTAAACAAAAGCGAATTCTAACTAAGGAAGAATGGATGGCTCTTAACGATTTGCGAAATGATacttctattattattactaaaccTGACAAAGGAAATGGTGTTGTAATTGTCAACAGACATGATTACCTCAGCAAAATGAAACAGTTGATTTCCGATGGAACGAAATTTAAGTTGTTGTCGCACAACCCAACCAAGTCTAGGGAGAACAGTCTTATTTCCTATCTTCGTAACCTCAAGCGAGATTGCATAATTGATGAAGCTACATTTAGAAAAATCCTTCCTTGTGGATCTACTGCTGGTGTTCTTTATGGTCTTCCTAAAGTccacaaaactggttgcccCTTTCGCCCGATTGTCTCCTCAGTTAACACATACAACTACAATCTTGCCTCTTTTCTTGTTGATGTCGTTAAACCGATCTCCACCAACCAATTCACTATCAAGGACTCCTTCTCTTTTGTGGATTGGGCGAAGACTCATCAACACAACGGTGAAATAATGTGCTCTTTTGACGTGTGTTCCTTATTCACGAACGTTCCACTCGACGAGACAATAGAAATTTGTCTTTCCAAGTTATACTCTCTTCCTGACCCTCCTGCCTTACCGCGACATGTCCTCAAAATCTTGCTCGAGTTTGCAACGAAGAAAAGCCACTTTGTATTTGATGGTCATTATTACGACCAAATCGATGGCGTTGCAATGGGGTCTCCGCTAGGCCCAGTATTagctaacattttcatgtgtgactTTGAACAGAAATGGTTGGCTAATGTAGATTCTCGTCCCTCCATTTGGTTtagatatgtggatgacacattTTCTTTGTTCGACAGTGAAGCCACTGCGGCcagttttctgcattttcttaaCACCAGACATCCTAATATCaaatttacaatggaacttgaagaaaaccaggagattccatttttagatgTCCGCATTAagcgcaatctcaacaatttcacaacaacagtacatcgcaaaacaactttcactggcctctacaccaagtgggactctttcactcctagaaagtataaaataaatttaatccgcACCCTCACCTATCGCTGCTTACGCATCTGCTCGAGTTCTTCCTTGTTACAGTCGACTCTCTTCGATCTAAAGAACACTCTccttcaaaatggttacccaAGAGGCGTTCTTTGTTATAacattaatgatgttttgaacagacaaaagaacaggtctgctgaacctgccaccactgttcctaagaaagatatcattcttgtcttgccttttttgggctCGACGTGTTAAATCTTGCATTAGTAAGTTTTATGGTTGTGTCAATCTTAgtgttatttttcaaaacacttgcagggttaagtctttttttccctacaaagatcgtttcagtcgttctcaaagatcaaaaatagtatacaaagccagttgttgggactgtgattccttctacatcggcaaaacaaaaagaagattgcatgacaggaagtccgagcatttcaaagctcttacacaagtcggccacgcctctgctgttgcagaccatacaatttctaccggtcataacatcaaatgggaccattttgaaatcctcgcaactggaaagtccgacttgcagtgtaaaattaaagaaacgctattaatcagtgatttaaaaccctctctcaatgaaaacattggtagtgagaagctttttctttattaatttcttccggaagaatcgtctaccggaagttacgattttggtatcacactttttaactagtcaccagttcctcgctctagttttttaaaattctgtgtaacagttttaaccgtcacttctgatgatgtatgctgcaacatacgaaacgtcaagtataagatgaaaatgtttgtaaccgctgtttgttttcttttcctattgaaattgaaatggccaaaggacaaaagtatttatgatgTTACCTTCGAGATCAATAAATCATTTGTCACATATCATATGTATCCGATACATAGGACAAAAACTACAACATTCCAACTACATGTTACAAATTCACTACATTTTTCACAGTCTCCTATTTTTCAGTGACTTAAGTTCGAAGAGCAGCCATCTTGGTATCTTGATACGCGAAACTAGGCAGTACAAAATGCCAGTGGGTAGTGGCTGTGGGGTTAATAGCTAACCCGCCGCCACTACCCAAGGACATTATGTACTCTCCCCAGTTTCGCTCGCATCAAcaaaccaaaatggcggctcgtACAACTAAACTATGATCTAAACATAAAAAAGAGATCTGTGAAGATTAACATTTCGCCAAACAAGATGAGGTAACTACCTAATTACCCTTTTTATTTCCACTCAACAATTGAACATATGAACCCTATCGCAAATGTTGCTCTTCCTGGCTAGTTCTCGATCCCAGACAAAATTTAATGGCTATTAATTCGCACGGCACCTGTAAGGCTACTTGTATTTCTTATTCCTATTGTAGTAAGAAGAGTTCAATGAATTTCTCAACAATTGCTGATTCTTCcttattcaaattatttttttaccctcAGAAATATTAGGTAATCCATGATCACAGCTGCTCAATTACAGCAAAGTCTAACGAAATCTACATGACACTAACACTACAAAATTTCAATTACATGTAAGACAATCAAATAGTAAGCCACACATGTACGCTAAGCGGACCTATTTTGTTGTATTAGATAAAGTTTTACAAATTTGAAGTTAGTTGGGAGGTGGGTGGGGCTGAAGCGGGGAATGGCAGGAAAATGTTCCTAGCAACAGTTCATTCAGTTCATTTGTTATCAAAAACATCAGGACGCGTTCATCCTTGCACTTTAACTGATAAACTGAATATACAACTAAAAAATCTTTCCACGTGTGGCATGCTACACATTGTATACCCAAATTATTTGCTATCCTTATCTGATTGACTGCCTAATCAGCAAGTCTTAACCGATCGCTTTATTCTAACAACTGCACTCTTTAGCCAACTTTCTAAAATCTTTTGAAAAAAGGGAAGGACAAGACAAAAAAGCTCAGCTCTCTTGACGAAGTTCTGTAGAGTTTACTACACGGAGGGCAAGGGTTGGGTTTTCAACTTGAGCCACTCGTCAGCTGTCGCCACTGGATCTCCCATTTTCTGTACCAGGTCGTTTTCTATATCTTCTTTGTACTTCGCCATGGCGGCATTACGATTTTGTTGGGAGTCTGTGTTGTGGCACCCCTTGGAATCACAATGCTGCACCCAATTCTGGTAATATCCAGTGAAATTATCTTTAAAGGAATAAAAATAGTAGCGGATACCATCGAGGTATTCATAGCTGTCGTGAGGTACAACTGCATCAAGGCGAGTATTCACAATGGCTTGAAGCGTGGATTTAGCGTGATTGGCGTAATTCTCGGCGTAATGTTGGACTGACGTGGCGTAGTGAGAATTACTCGGAGAAGCTACGTTTGGGTCAACAAATGCCAGTTCCTGGAGAACGGCAAAGTGCATACCGGCGCCAATCATGAACACACACAAGCCTGCCTTAGCGAAGCGTGAATCTGTTAGCACACCAACAATCTCGATTGCTATTTCAGGCTCTCTTGGCTGAATCAACCTTGTCAACTCCTCTTTACTCTGCGTGCCACTTTCCTTGGCATTCGTGTAGGTCATGGTCACCCATGATTTTGTACCGTTTATCTTGCCGTTCACCTCATGGATAGTGTTGTCGGTGATTTCTTCGCGCACAATTTTCTCGATCTCTTTGTACACCTCGTCGAAGTAGTCCGGTGTTCCGGAAGGAAAAATGCTGTCGAAGATGAGAGCCCCCACTTGAGCACCTACACCATTAAGCAGACCTAATGCCAACTTTTTCGCTATGGTGAGCATACGACCAGGCGTACCATGCGTTAGGACTGAACTTTCAGCGGGAGCTTGGTAGTCAAACAGCTGGCTTCCTTTCTCTCTGTTTTGGCTGACTTTCACAAGGTACCCAGTTACCACTAGGAAGAACTCAGCAAGGTTTGTGCGACGAAGGAAAACGGGAGTGAACTTCGGGAACGACTCAAATGGCATCTCCAAGTAGGTGAACCTCTCCAGCTCTACTTTTTCGTTCTCTCGTAGCACTGAACTTAAGCCTTTCTTAACGGATCTAAAGAAACATTCGATCTTGCTTTCGTATTCGTGTTTGGCAGTTTCGTCTAAGAGGGACTTCTCCGTTGCAACGGTCTCTTCAGAGGCGAGATGTGGCTGGGGTAGCTTGTTCCCTTTTGCGAGGTAAAATATGCCTTTTGCGTTGTTCTCAACCGACTCTGCCCACGGTTCGCGTTCTGGCACATTTTGGAATGCCACTTCCCAAATGGTCTGCTCGATATACTTCGTGGCTTCGTTTGCATTGGCGAGGAGGCTTTCACTTAGTTTGGAGAAGAAC includes these proteins:
- the LOC137971865 gene encoding uncharacterized protein, with amino-acid sequence MEGRETTSYIYSYDYSKQKRILTKEEWMALNDLRNDTSIIITKPDKGNGVVIVNRHDYLSKMKQLISDGTKFKLLSHNPTKSRENSLISYLRNLKRDCIIDEATFRKILPCGSTAGVLYGLPKVHKTGCPFRPIVSSVNTYNYNLASFLVDVVKPISTNQFTIKDSFSFVDWAKTHQHNGEIMCSFDVCSLFTNVPLDETIEICLSKLYSLPDPPALPRHVLKILLEFATKKSHFVFDGHYYDQIDGVAMGSPLGPVLANIFMCDFEQKWLANVDSRPSIWFRYVDDTFSLFDSEATAASFLHFLNTRHPNIKFTMELEENQEIPFLDVRIKRNLNNFTTTVHRKTTFTGLYTKWDSFTPRKYKINLIRTLTYRCLRICSSSSLLQSTLFDLKNTLLQNGYPRGVLCYNINDVLNRQKNRSAEPATTVPKKDIILVLPFLGSTC